The Candidatus Cloacimonadota bacterium nucleotide sequence CGAAAGCGTGATTAATCTGGTAGAATATGATACAAATTTTTACTCAGTTGATGAAACTCTTTTAAGCGCATATTTTCATTTTGCCAAAGAAAACATATCCGATCCTGGCTCACCTTTTGCAGCTATCTATAATGATAACAAACAATTGCAGGTTTACACATCTGAAAGTATTACTTATTTCAATACAGACAACAAACAAATAAATATCAATAAAGAGATCGAAAGAAATATTGTACCAGGAAAAGCCAAAGATATTGATGGTATATTTCGCGAATTAGGATTGTCTTTTTCTTCCAATTTTGTTTATTTATTGTTTATATATTTCATAATTGAAGATAAAGAAATTGATGAAGATTACATATTTGAAGATATTTTAGATATCGCGGATCGTATTGCCAATGTACAGCAAACACGAAATTTTGAAAAAGCCTATAATAAACTTCAAGAGAAGGCTATTAAAGATGTTGCTGAATTTGATAAGAGTGAAACATCGATCGAATATTTAAGGTTAATTGTAGATTTGGAAGAAGAAATAATCTTCTTTATCAGAAATCTTGATGAGGCATTTCATTTGTCATACGAAGAAAAAATGAAAATAATAATGCCGTTAATCGAGTTAGATCGAATTGTTCACGATTTAATTAACAGATTCGCTGCTGAAAAATTTGCTGACCAGGATGATTTAACAGTTCTTACGGATTTATACGACAGTATTTTGGATACGATTGAAACATTACAATATGAAAATGATATTTAAAGAAATTACAATTTAGTTGGTGAAAAATAATGTATAATATCAAAATCGTCGAACCACGCAGTACAAAAGAATTTGAATCATATTATAATCTGCGCTGGAAAATCCTGCGTAAACCCTGGAACCAACCACTCGGAACTGAAAAGGATGATAAAGAAAGAGGTGCAATTCACCTGATGGCAATTCTGACCAATAAAATTGTTGGTTGCGGTCGAGGACATTTCAATTCAATTTCTCAGGCACAGATAAGATACATGGCTGTAGCAGAAAGCATCAGAAATAGCGGAATTGGAACTCAAATTCTAAAAGAACTGGAAAAACATTTGATTGCTGAAGGAGCCAAAGAAATTATTTTGAAAGCTCGTGAAAAAGCTGTTCCACTTTATGAAAGACAAGGTTACAAAGTCTACAAAGATGGCGATGTTTTGTTTGGTGAAATTTCACATTTTTGGATGATAAAATTTTTAAAAAAAGGAGACTAATTATGAAAAAAATTATTTTGTTTGCTACAATTCTAGTTATTATTTCATGTTCACATTTTAACAACATCAGTGAACCCTACCGTAATACTGTTATTGAAAACAAATCTCTAGCAATATCTCAATTCGACATCAAATTAGATGTAGATGAAAGCTATTTGAAGTTTTTTCAAAACGGAGACGTTAAAAAAAATGTAATAGATTATGTAATGTTTACTTTCAATGATAATTTCATGAACACTTCCACCTTCAAGACAGTAGAAATTGTTGATATTGATAAAAGTGATTTTGAAAATAGATCGTATAAAGCTAAAGATGAGTTTGAAATGCTTACTCCTATTAATGGTTCGACAGTTAAATCAAACTCCACTTACGATTTTGTAATGATCATTCAAGATTTTGAGATACACTCAAAAGAAGGTTCCAGTTCATCTGGTGTATATTCAGGTGGAAGTTGGAGTGGTGGAGGAAATTTTCCTCCAACTATTAATGCAAAATTCAAATATCTAATTTGGGACAATAATAATAAACAAATTGTTCTTTTTGGAGAATCTTCTTCTATTGCAGCAATAACATCTGAAGATGAAAGTCCTTGGTTTGAATTAGTTTCAAAAGCTTCTCGTAAAACAATCAAGAAAACACCTTTTGACAAATATCCTAACATGATGTATTAATGATAGTTAACGGCAAAAACTACCGCACAGTTTGGATGGAAGACAAATCTGTATTCCTGATCGAACAAAATCTGTTACCTTTCAATTTTGACATTTTCGAATCAAATTGTTATAAGCAAACCTGTTTGGCAATAAAAGATATGTTAGTCCGTGGAGCCGGAGCAATAGGTTCTGCTGCAGGTTTTGCCATGGCTCAAGCTTTTCTGCAAGCGCCGGAAGATGGTTTCTGGGAATTTGTGGAAAAGGCAAAATTAGAGATAGAAAAAACCAGACCAACTGCCCAGAATTTATTTCACGCCACAAATCAAGTTTTTGATGCTGCCAGAAAATCTACACACCCCACTCCGGTTGCCACCGGAGCACCCCTCTCGAGAGGGGAATTGGAACATCTACAAAAAATAGCTGTAAAGAAGGCGCAGGCTGTCGCCGACAAAGATGCTGAAGATTCCCGTAAAATTGGAAAATTCGGCAATGAACTGATCAAAGATGATTTCAGAATATTAACTCACTGCAACGCTGGTTGGCTGGCTTTCACGGATTTCGGAACTGCTCTCTCCCCTATTTATTCTGCTCATCGATCAGGTAAAAATATTTTTGTATATGTGGATGAAACTCGTCCACGCAGTCAGGGAGCCCGTTTAACTGCCTGGGAACTGAAAAATGAAAATATTCCACACGTAATAGTTCCTGATAATGCTGCTGCTCATCTGATGCAGCAAAGCAAGATCGATCTGGTGATCGTAGGAGCGGATAGAATTGCTGCCAATGGTGATGTAGCAAACAAGATCGGAACTCTGGAAAAAGCTATTTGTGCCAGAGAATTCAGCATTCCTTTTTTTGTTGCTGCTCCTTCTTCCACTTTTGATATTGAATGCCCAACCGGAAAAGATATACCAATTGAGGAACGTTCCCAGGAAGAAGTTCTTTATCAAAAAGGTTTGGATCAAAAAGGTCAAATACGCAAAATCCTAGTTTGTTCTCCAGGTTCACAAGCTTACAATCCTGCTTTCGACGTAACTCCTGCAAAATATATCACAGGAATTATAACAGAAAAAGGAATTGTGAAACCAGAGAACATATCGAAAATCCCCTCTTGAGAGGGGTCACCAGCTTGTCTGGTCGGGGTGTGTAAAATCCCCTCTTGAGAGGGGTGGATTCCAAAGGAAGACGGGGTGTGTAAAATGCATGATGTTCTAAAATACAACCCAAAACTAAAAGAACTAGCAAAAGAATTACGAAAAAACAGTACTTTATCGGAAGTTCTTCTTTGGCATGAGATCAATAAAAATAAGCTTGGAGTTGATTTTCATCGTCAAAAACCTATTGGAAATTATATTGTAGATTTTTACTGCCCCAAATCAAAACTCGTTATTGAAGTCGATGGAATATCTCATGCTGGAAAGTTGGAATATGATCAAAAAAGAGATGATTATTTAAACAAGATTGGTTTAACTGTAATCCATTTTTCTGATGAAGAAATAAAACAAAATTTGGTAAATGTAATAGAATATTTAAAAGATTGGATTGAAACACACCCCACGACTAAAGTCGCACCCCTCTCAAGAGGGGAATCTCACGCTCTAAGACTAAAGTCGCACTCCTCTCAAGAAAGGATTTACCAGGGCGTTAAATTCCATACAATATTCATTCAAAAAACTCCACCGAACCACAAAAATATCGATGAACTGAAAAAATGGTGTAAGATTTTCCATGAAAAGAAATTGGCCCCACCTTATCCTGGTGGTTCTTTTGGAAATCTGAGTTTTGGAACAGATAATAATACTTTCATAATAACCGGTTCCAGGATTGGTTTAAAATGTGATCTTGCAAATGATTGTTTCGTGGAAATCATTGATTGTGATTTTGAGAATCAAAACATAAAAGTAATTGGAACTCGCGAACCATCTTCTGAAACGATGTTACATGCGGTGATTTATAATAAACGAAAGGATGTGAAAGCAATTTTTCATGGTCATTCAGCCGAATTGCTGCAAAATGTAGAACAGCTCAAAATTCCCGCAACTAAAGAAGAAAAACCTTACGGAACCATGGAATTAGTCGAGTCGGTAATAGAAATAATTGACAGAAACAACCTGATAATGATGAAGAACCACGGTTTTATAGCTGTGGGAAGAAATATGCAGGATGTGGGAAATTTGTTAATGAAAACCTTGCGGATGGTCGCAGACCTTCGCAATGGTTGAACTGGTCATTGGTGAACTGGTCATTGGTGAATTGGTCATTGGTAAATTGGTCATTGGTAAATTGGTCACTGGTGAATTGGTGATCAAAAAATAATAAAATTGGAAAAAGGAAAAAACTTTTGAAAAAGATAGATCTATTAATAAAAAACGGATTGATCTTAACTTACGACAAAAACCCTGAAATCAGCAGTATCGCTGTGAATTCAGGAAAGATCATCGAAATCGATAAAATTGATAAATTAGAAAAGAAATACGCTCCCAGCCAGACTATTGATGCTGAAGATAAAATCGTAATGCCTGGTTTTGTAAACACACACACTCATGCCGGAATGATCTATTTTAAAGGAATGGCAGATGATCTGCCATTAATGGATTGGCTTTCCAATCACATCTGGCCGGCCGAAAGTCATTTCCTGAAAAAAGAGTTTATGAAAGATGCCGCTTTACACGGATGTGCCGAAATGATCAAAAATGGCATCACAACTTTCAATGACATGTATTTTTTTGGCAATGAAGTTGCCGAATCTGCCGAGAAAGTTGGTATCAGAGCAGTATTGGGCGAAGTTGTTCTGGATACTTCAGTAGCAAATTGTTCAACTGCCGATGAAATTTTTTCCTACACAAAAATGATGCATTCCAAATATAAAGATTCAGAACTGATCGATGTGGCAGTTGCTCCACATGCAATTTACACAGTCAGCAAAGAAAACCTGATAAAATCAGCAGAACTTGCAGAAAAATTGGGTGTTACACTTCATATTCACATTTCCGAGACTCACCAGGAAGTGGAAGATTGCATTCAGAAAACTGGTAAGCGACCTGTGGAATATCTTGATTCAATTGGATTTTTCCGCAGTCCGGTTTTAACTGCTCATGCCATTTGGCTGGATGAAAACGAACATAACATTCTGGCAAAACATGGAGCATCAATAGCAATAAATACCAGCAGCAATCTTAAGCTCGCTTCCGGTTTTGATTCGTTTGCATCTTATCTAAAAAAAGGAATAAACTTAAGCATTGGAACTGATGGCGTAGCCAGCAATAATAATCTGAGCTTATTGGAAGAGATCAGTTTAACTTCCAAACTGCAGAAAGCATTGAATAACGATCCGACAATTCTTCCAGCCAAACAGATGATCGAAATAGCAACTCTGGGTGGAACAAAAGCACTTTTGAAAGACAAAGAGATCGGATCAATCGAGATCGGCAAGAAAGCTGATCTGCTTTTGATAGAAACAAACAGCCTGGAAGCCCAACCTATGTACAATCCATTTTCTCATCTCGTTTATACATTCACATCCGAAAGCATCAAAGACGTGATTATCAATGGGAAAATTGTTATGAAGAATAGAAAACTAACAACCCTCGACGAAGCTGAATTGCTGGATAAAGCAAAATTTTATCAAAAAAAAATCATCGCATTTAATAAGAAAAATCACACCAGTTAAAGTAATTCTTAAAAAAATATACTTGATTTAAATAACATTCATTTTATTTTACGTAAAAAAATTATTAGTGGATATAAAATGAAAATTATTTTAAGTATAATATTACTAATTTCCAGCCTAACACTTTCTTCACAAATTATTGCAGAAGTAGGAACTTATCAGATATCTCAGCAAGAACTTTCGGAAGAGATGAATACTTTTGCCGATGTAGATGACCTTACCTACAAACAAGTACGTCAGATGGCATTGGATAATTTGATCGAAAAATATATTTTGATAAATTATGCGGAAGAAAATAATATCGAAGTTGATGATGTAGAACTGGAAGCATTTTTCATGCGGGAACTTGGGGATCTTCCCCGCTTTCAAACCAATGGGCAATTCAGTGTGGCAAAATATAGAGCATTCCTGGAAACAGCAAATGGACAAAGCATAAAAGCCGAAATGGAAAAAGAAATTCTGGTAAATAAAACCAGAACTCTCATCAGAAATAGTTATAATATAGCCGATGAACAACTGCTGCATCAGTTTTTGATGGAAAAGATCATCATTGATCTGGGATACGCGATTATCGATGTGGAAGATGCAAATGTAACAGATAATATTTCCCTGCAGGAAGCGGAAAGATATTATATTCGAAACCGTTCTAAATATGCTGAAACAAAAAAAGTTAAGCTGGAATTTTTTCTCATATTCAAAGACGATTACAAAGATTCTGTTGAGATCACAGTTCAAGAACGCCTGAAAAAACTTTCGGAAATGGATTCTACCCTCACTTTGGAAGATATCGAAAAATTACGTTCCGTTTTTACTTTGGAAGAAGCAACCGAAAGAGCATTGAATAGCACCAGACAATTGTTATTTCAATGGTCGAATGACGTAGAAATTTTAATCCCTATTTTAGAAAGTCCATATCTTGAAATCGATGAGAAGATAGGAAACATTCCAAATGAAATTATTAAGCAAGCCTTCCAAATGCGAAAAGGAGAATTTTCTGAACCTATTGATATTGGAAAAGCTTTCATAGGTTTTAGAGTAAAGAATATCAAAACAGTAAAAAACCCCAACGAAACGGAAGTGGCAAATTTAGTTTGGAAGGATTTCCTGGAACAAAAGAAACGATCATTTTCCGATTACCGGGAATTTTTTGACAATAATATCGATAAATTTACTTTGGATGTTGCAGTTGTAAATATTGTCAATATCTCAGAGCCACCCAGATTTTCATCAATTACAAAGCAGGAATTCGTGGAAAATGTAAGAAGTTCTATCCAGGAAAACATCAACGATCCCTATATAGTTCAGGATGTTTTAGAAAAAAACGGACTGGCAGTGAACACCAGAATATTGTATCTGGAAACGTTTGAAAACAAAAACATTGTGGAAAATGTGATTTCAAATATGGTGAAAAATAATAGCACCTACGGTTTTCTTCCAACTACAGAAGGTTTGGTATTTTTCCAGGTTCTTTCTTATTTTCCCAGCTATATTCCTCGCTACGAGGACATTCGAGATCAGATGCCTAATTTCATTGCCATCTCTAAAACAGATACTACAGAATTTAGAGAATATTACAACGAACACAAAAAAGATTTCATGAGTCCAGACAGCTTGAAGTTGGGTGGAGTGCATTTTGATATTTCAACGATCGCCGATACTTTGAATATTGAAATATCTGAAGACGAATTGATGGAAGTTTATCAGAAGGATATCGATTCCTACTATCGCAAAAGATCAGTAAAATTTGATTTTATTTATGTGAAAGATGAAAATATGGCAGATAAGATCAATGATTATCTACTGCAGGGATACCCATTTTCTTTGCTAAAATTCAGTTTTGCCGAACCTTATCGAATTAAAAAAATAAATTCTGAAAAAAATGAAAATATCATTCTTGATGATCCGGTTCAATACGACGATTTGCCGCGAGTTCTACGCGAATCTTTATCACGCATGCTGGAAGGCAGTATCTATCAACCAGTTCATTTCGATCACGGCTGGTTCATTTTGAACAAGATCAAAGAATTTGGTGCTGGCATTATTCCTTTTGAAGAGATAAAACCAGAAATTGCAGAAGAGCTGAAACAAGTCTATGCAGAACAAATTGCCTATATGAAAGCCAAAACGATCTTCGATTCAACCAGCTATTATTCACATCTTTTCAAGTATTTAGAAGATAAGGATATCTTTGAAACAGAATACCAAAATGCAAACGATGATTTTGAAATTCTTGGTTCTTTACAAGAATACAAGCGTGATCTGATGCGGGTTTGGAGAAATGAAAAATTCAGCAGCATTATCGAAACTGAGAATGGTTTTGCAGTTATTTTTGTTCTGAAAAAACATTCAGCTTCTCAACAAACATTTGAAGAATCTCTTCCGGCTATAGAAAGCGTTATTGCCGCAAACAGCCGCTTTGAAAACGCAAAGGAATTTGTAAACGTTCTCAGAGATTCAATAATGAAGGGAGAAAATCCTGATGATCTAATGCTGTTTTTTGGAGGGTGGAAAAGAGCTCGTAATTTGAACTTATCCAGCACGATTCCAGGTGTAAACTTCAGCAAAGATATCATGACAGATATTATTAATCGGGAAGAAAATTATTGCAGTCCCGTGATTGCAATTAGTGAAAATCAACTTCTTTTCTATTATATTGAACGTTACGAAAAGCCTGATAATACTGACTTTGTGGAGAACAAAGAGAAGTTTAAAAGTAAATACATTGATAAAAGATATCACGATTGGCTATCGCAATATCGCGCAAAATTGAATATTGAGATTTTTAACTAATTTTCTGGGAGGATCAGTTTGAAAGATCGTAATTATCAAAATCTTTTGGATAATCTTTATGAAGGTGTGTATTACGTCGATCTAAATCGTAAGATCAAGTATTGGAGCAAAGGAGCAGAAAATATTACCGGATACAAAAGTGAAGAAGTAATCGGAACATATTGTGGTGAGCGTTTCTTAGCTCATACCGATCTTGATAATCATCCTCTTTGTGAAACCGGTTGTCTGGTTTTGCAAACCTTGCTGACTGGTACTTACTGTAAAACTGAAGCTTATCTTAAACACAAAAAAGGGCATCGAATACATGTTTCTGTGCGAGTTTCTCCCATGTACGATACAAAAGGGAATATTATCGGGGCTACTCAGATCTTTACGAATAATGATTATTATCTGAGCAAAAAAAGCGATGAAGAAGACGAATCTTATGCGCTGTATTATGATAAAATGACCAGACTTCCTACAAAATACAACATGAAATTGAAAATAAAATCAAAGATTCAAGAATTCCGTCGTTATGGTTGGAAATTCGGCCTTTTCTTATTGGAAGTCGATGACTTCGTAGAATATAAAAGGAAATTTGGTCCCGAAAAAACCGATGAATTAATATTGACGATAAGCAAAATTTTGAAAGCAGATCTTCGTCCTTTCGATATGCTCTCTCGCTGGCAGACAAATCAATTCATGATTTTGATGGTGAATTTGAAAGAAGAAAACTTGAAAATGCTGACAGAACGACTTAGAAAAACTATTAAAAAGAAAGGAATTCCAGGTGTCCAAAAAAACAAAGAAATGAGTTTTTCAATAGGAGCTACTATAGTTAGTGAAGGCATCACAATCGAAGAAATTTTAGATAAAGTATCAAAATTTAAAAATATCAGCCAGGAAAATGGTGGAGATATGGCCACAATAAATTTCTGATTGTGTTTTCAATGAAAGAAAATCTTAAAAGAAGTTTTGCAGCAGTAATATTCGATATGGATGGCGTTCTGCTTGATAGTGAACCGATCTATAGAAAAATTCAGGATAATTTTTTTGCTGAATTGGGCTTTTCAGTTTCCGATAAGGAATATGATGAATTCATTGGATTGGGGCTGGAAAATATGTGGAAGATGATAAAAAGTAAACGTGAAATTCCTTATGATATTCCCAAACTAATTACTATGAATAACCAAAAAATATTGGATTTCATCAAAGATTTGAATGATTTAAATTCCATGCCAAATCTTTTGGAATTCTTAGAAATATGTAAGAAAAATAAACTTAAAACTGCTGTTGCTTCCTCTACCAATTTACAAATAGTAAAAACGATTTTAAAGAAATTGGGAATTCATGAGTTTTTTGATGAGATAATTAGTGGTGAACAGGTCGAAAACAGTAAACCAGCTCCAGATATTTTTTTGCATACAGCTTATTTACTGAATATTCCTCCTGATAAATGTCTGGTTGTCGAGGATTCGGAAAATGGAGTTACGGCGGCAAAATCTGCCGGCATGTACTGTATTGGTTTCAACAATCCCAACTCTGGAAAAATGAATCTCTCCAGGGCTGATATTGTTGTAGATAATTTTTATGAAATAACAGGAATGTTCAAGCAATGAAAATACTACATGTATTAGCTCAAAAACCTGGAATGACCGGTAGCGGAATCTATCTGCAATCAGTTGTAAATGAAGCAGCAAAAAAAAATTACGAGCAAGCAGTCGTAATGGGAATTCATAAAGATGAATCTTTCGATTTCCCGCAAAATGTAAAAGTTTTTCCCGTACTTTTCGAAACCGAAGAATTGCCCTTTTCGGTAGTTGGAATGAGCAATATAATGCCTTATGAAAGCACACGTTATTGCGATATGAACGATGAGATGATTTCGTGCTGGAAAAAGGCATTTGGCAGGCAAATTGAAAGAGCTGTAAATAATTTGAAACCTGATGTAATCTTGTCACATCATCTCTGGATGCTAAGTGTTTTCGTAAAAGAGCGATTTCCACAAATTCCAGTAATAGCAATAACACACGGTACCGGTTTGCGACAGATGGAATTTGCTGAGGAAATGGGAAAATACGTAAGATCAGGATGTGATAAAATCGACCTTATTTTATGCCTGAATGAAATCCAAAAACAAAAACTGAAAGAAAAATATAGCCTTCCCGAAGAAAAATTTGTAA carries:
- a CDS encoding amidohydrolase family protein codes for the protein MKKIDLLIKNGLILTYDKNPEISSIAVNSGKIIEIDKIDKLEKKYAPSQTIDAEDKIVMPGFVNTHTHAGMIYFKGMADDLPLMDWLSNHIWPAESHFLKKEFMKDAALHGCAEMIKNGITTFNDMYFFGNEVAESAEKVGIRAVLGEVVLDTSVANCSTADEIFSYTKMMHSKYKDSELIDVAVAPHAIYTVSKENLIKSAELAEKLGVTLHIHISETHQEVEDCIQKTGKRPVEYLDSIGFFRSPVLTAHAIWLDENEHNILAKHGASIAINTSSNLKLASGFDSFASYLKKGINLSIGTDGVASNNNLSLLEEISLTSKLQKALNNDPTILPAKQMIEIATLGGTKALLKDKEIGSIEIGKKADLLLIETNSLEAQPMYNPFSHLVYTFTSESIKDVIINGKIVMKNRKLTTLDEAELLDKAKFYQKKIIAFNKKNHTS
- a CDS encoding DUF559 domain-containing protein, yielding MHDVLKYNPKLKELAKELRKNSTLSEVLLWHEINKNKLGVDFHRQKPIGNYIVDFYCPKSKLVIEVDGISHAGKLEYDQKRDDYLNKIGLTVIHFSDEEIKQNLVNVIEYLKDWIETHPTTKVAPLSRGESHALRLKSHSSQERIYQGVKFHTIFIQKTPPNHKNIDELKKWCKIFHEKKLAPPYPGGSFGNLSFGTDNNTFIITGSRIGLKCDLANDCFVEIIDCDFENQNIKVIGTREPSSETMLHAVIYNKRKDVKAIFHGHSAELLQNVEQLKIPATKEEKPYGTMELVESVIEIIDRNNLIMMKNHGFIAVGRNMQDVGNLLMKTLRMVADLRNG
- a CDS encoding HAD family phosphatase — its product is MKENLKRSFAAVIFDMDGVLLDSEPIYRKIQDNFFAELGFSVSDKEYDEFIGLGLENMWKMIKSKREIPYDIPKLITMNNQKILDFIKDLNDLNSMPNLLEFLEICKKNKLKTAVASSTNLQIVKTILKKLGIHEFFDEIISGEQVENSKPAPDIFLHTAYLLNIPPDKCLVVEDSENGVTAAKSAGMYCIGFNNPNSGKMNLSRADIVVDNFYEITGMFKQ
- a CDS encoding GGDEF domain-containing protein yields the protein MKDRNYQNLLDNLYEGVYYVDLNRKIKYWSKGAENITGYKSEEVIGTYCGERFLAHTDLDNHPLCETGCLVLQTLLTGTYCKTEAYLKHKKGHRIHVSVRVSPMYDTKGNIIGATQIFTNNDYYLSKKSDEEDESYALYYDKMTRLPTKYNMKLKIKSKIQEFRRYGWKFGLFLLEVDDFVEYKRKFGPEKTDELILTISKILKADLRPFDMLSRWQTNQFMILMVNLKEENLKMLTERLRKTIKKKGIPGVQKNKEMSFSIGATIVSEGITIEEILDKVSKFKNISQENGGDMATINF
- a CDS encoding peptidylprolyl isomerase gives rise to the protein MKIILSIILLISSLTLSSQIIAEVGTYQISQQELSEEMNTFADVDDLTYKQVRQMALDNLIEKYILINYAEENNIEVDDVELEAFFMRELGDLPRFQTNGQFSVAKYRAFLETANGQSIKAEMEKEILVNKTRTLIRNSYNIADEQLLHQFLMEKIIIDLGYAIIDVEDANVTDNISLQEAERYYIRNRSKYAETKKVKLEFFLIFKDDYKDSVEITVQERLKKLSEMDSTLTLEDIEKLRSVFTLEEATERALNSTRQLLFQWSNDVEILIPILESPYLEIDEKIGNIPNEIIKQAFQMRKGEFSEPIDIGKAFIGFRVKNIKTVKNPNETEVANLVWKDFLEQKKRSFSDYREFFDNNIDKFTLDVAVVNIVNISEPPRFSSITKQEFVENVRSSIQENINDPYIVQDVLEKNGLAVNTRILYLETFENKNIVENVISNMVKNNSTYGFLPTTEGLVFFQVLSYFPSYIPRYEDIRDQMPNFIAISKTDTTEFREYYNEHKKDFMSPDSLKLGGVHFDISTIADTLNIEISEDELMEVYQKDIDSYYRKRSVKFDFIYVKDENMADKINDYLLQGYPFSLLKFSFAEPYRIKKINSEKNENIILDDPVQYDDLPRVLRESLSRMLEGSIYQPVHFDHGWFILNKIKEFGAGIIPFEEIKPEIAEELKQVYAEQIAYMKAKTIFDSTSYYSHLFKYLEDKDIFETEYQNANDDFEILGSLQEYKRDLMRVWRNEKFSSIIETENGFAVIFVLKKHSASQQTFEESLPAIESVIAANSRFENAKEFVNVLRDSIMKGENPDDLMLFFGGWKRARNLNLSSTIPGVNFSKDIMTDIINREENYCSPVIAISENQLLFYYIERYEKPDNTDFVENKEKFKSKYIDKRYHDWLSQYRAKLNIEIFN
- a CDS encoding GNAT family N-acetyltransferase: MYNIKIVEPRSTKEFESYYNLRWKILRKPWNQPLGTEKDDKERGAIHLMAILTNKIVGCGRGHFNSISQAQIRYMAVAESIRNSGIGTQILKELEKHLIAEGAKEIILKAREKAVPLYERQGYKVYKDGDVLFGEISHFWMIKFLKKGD
- the mtnA gene encoding S-methyl-5-thioribose-1-phosphate isomerase yields the protein MIVNGKNYRTVWMEDKSVFLIEQNLLPFNFDIFESNCYKQTCLAIKDMLVRGAGAIGSAAGFAMAQAFLQAPEDGFWEFVEKAKLEIEKTRPTAQNLFHATNQVFDAARKSTHPTPVATGAPLSRGELEHLQKIAVKKAQAVADKDAEDSRKIGKFGNELIKDDFRILTHCNAGWLAFTDFGTALSPIYSAHRSGKNIFVYVDETRPRSQGARLTAWELKNENIPHVIVPDNAAAHLMQQSKIDLVIVGADRIAANGDVANKIGTLEKAICAREFSIPFFVAAPSSTFDIECPTGKDIPIEERSQEEVLYQKGLDQKGQIRKILVCSPGSQAYNPAFDVTPAKYITGIITEKGIVKPENISKIPS